The Salvia miltiorrhiza cultivar Shanhuang (shh) chromosome 1, IMPLAD_Smil_shh, whole genome shotgun sequence genome has a window encoding:
- the LOC131016682 gene encoding uncharacterized protein LOC131016682 has product MMNKRRLTIVHVSADPSLAGLELQDNESAAAAAAAAADNGKNTSIHVTAIDGIVNANSLFTMAMFIGFSMTVPENATTVSSAACTTSSETVRRLIVFEVVSFSFFLFSSLVAQSLKLQINLRNSMDPTDPHRADINVDHLKYCLFASAVGSVAGCTFLTMSIVDFIRVKLGSLSCGGKPVYAVVTLLVFVGSGLLVYVITAARAAFFVQNQPPAATAPVLQQNQQS; this is encoded by the exons ATGATGAACAAAAGGCGTCTCACCATCGTCCACGTCTCCGCTGATCCATCTTTAGCCGG ATTGGAATTGCAAGATAACGaaagcgccgccgccgccgccgccgcggcgGCCGACAATGGGAAGAACACGAGCATCCACGTGACGGCCATAGACGGCATAGTGAACGCGAACTCCCTCTTCACGATGGCGATGTTCATCGGGTTTTCCATGACCGTACCGGAAAACGCCACCACGGTGTCGAGCGCAGCGTGCACCACCAGCTCGGAGACGGTGAGGCGGCTGATCGTGTTCGAAGTGGTGTCGTTCAGCTTCTTCCTCTTCTCATCCCTCGTGGCTCAGAGCTTAAAGCTTCAGATCAACCTGCGCAATAGCATGGACCCCACCGATCCTCACCGAGCCGACATCAACGTCGACCACCTCAAATACTGCCTCTTCGCCTCCGCCGTCGGATCGGTCGCGGGCTGCACGTTCTTGACGATGTCGATCGTGGATTTCATAAGGGTGAAATTGGGGTCGCTGTCGTGCGGCGGGAAGCCAGTATACGCGGTGGTGACGCTGCTGGTATTTGTGGGGTCGGGGCTGCTGGTTTATGTCATCACTGCTGCTCGTGCTGCTTTCTTTGTGCAAAACCAACCCCCAGCAGCTACTGCTCCTGTTCTTCAGCAAAATCAGCAGAGCTAG